From a single Cupriavidus taiwanensis LMG 19424 genomic region:
- a CDS encoding 4-oxalocrotonate tautomerase, whose amino-acid sequence MPTFHVEMFEGRTIEQKRKFVEEVTRVSCETLGCSPSAVDIIITDIKRENWATGGELWADKK is encoded by the coding sequence ATGCCGACTTTCCACGTCGAAATGTTTGAAGGCCGTACCATCGAGCAGAAGCGCAAGTTTGTCGAGGAAGTGACCCGCGTCAGCTGCGAAACGCTGGGCTGCTCGCCGTCGGCGGTCGACATCATCATTACCGACATCAAGCGCGAGAACTGGGCCACCGGCGGCGAGCTGTGGGCCGACAAGAAGTAA
- a CDS encoding LysR family transcriptional regulator, with product MDLAALEIFRAVVEAGGITRAAERLHRVQSNVTTRIRQLEQTLGVDLFVRDGRRMVLTPSGQTLFDYACRILTLTEEARQALLPARPHGRLRIASMESTAASRLPQVLAAYHQAWPEVQLELVTLATRQAFDALARFEVDCAFVAEPLADPALRAVPVFEEELVVITREHHRPVHGAADLEVPTLLAFEPGCNYRARLETWYGSGPAPTPRVLQLSSYHAIVACVAAGIGAAIVPRSVLGLYRDLPAIRQHSLGAAGRVRTLLAWQPSMASAALHALVEALPTLTPGSPGSAGPELAAA from the coding sequence ATGGACCTTGCCGCGCTTGAGATCTTCCGCGCCGTCGTCGAGGCCGGCGGCATCACGCGAGCGGCCGAGCGGCTGCATCGGGTGCAATCCAACGTCACCACCCGCATCCGCCAGCTGGAGCAGACGCTGGGCGTCGACCTGTTCGTGCGCGACGGCCGGCGCATGGTGCTGACCCCGTCGGGACAGACCCTGTTCGACTACGCCTGCCGCATCCTGACCCTGACCGAGGAGGCGCGCCAGGCGTTGCTGCCGGCCCGCCCGCACGGCCGCCTGCGCATTGCGTCGATGGAAAGCACGGCCGCGAGCCGCCTGCCCCAGGTGCTGGCGGCGTACCACCAGGCCTGGCCCGAGGTGCAGCTGGAACTGGTGACGCTGGCGACGCGGCAAGCGTTCGATGCGCTGGCGCGCTTCGAGGTGGACTGCGCCTTTGTCGCCGAACCGCTGGCCGACCCGGCGCTGCGCGCGGTGCCGGTGTTCGAGGAAGAACTGGTGGTGATCACGCGCGAGCACCACCGTCCGGTGCACGGCGCGGCCGACCTGGAAGTGCCGACGCTGCTGGCGTTCGAGCCGGGCTGCAACTACCGCGCGCGGCTCGAGACCTGGTACGGCAGCGGCCCCGCGCCAACCCCGCGCGTGCTGCAGCTCAGCTCCTACCACGCCATCGTCGCTTGCGTCGCGGCCGGTATCGGCGCGGCGATCGTGCCGCGCTCGGTGCTGGGCCTGTACCGCGACCTGCCCGCCATCCGGCAGCACAGCCTGGGCGCGGCGGGCCGCGTACGCACGCTGCTGGCCTGGCAGCCGTCGATGGCCAGCGCCGCGCTGCATGCACTGGTCGAAGCCCTGCCCACGCTCACGCCCGGGTCTCCCGGATCGGCCGGCCCCGAACTGGCAGCCGCCTGA
- a CDS encoding YbfB/YjiJ family MFS transporter — protein sequence MPTPHSLEPEHPAARVAAVTRPRHAAGPFAVALAGLVSLAVVMGIGRFAFTPLLPMMLHDGTVTLDQGGWLATVNYIGYFAGAAVCMFIQPDAVRMVRWGLVATVLLTLGMALPGGMPAWSLWRAAAGVASAVVMVYTAGWCLQRLAELGRPELAGLIFCGPGLGIVVTGLGVSGMVGAGWHADHGWLAFTALAVVLVAAVWRVFATPSAAPSAAPSAVAAVAPSPGDSDTATGRARLDAQTWVLTLAYGLAGFGYIITATFLPVIARKALPGTVWADLFWPIFGAGVAVGAFLATRVGMAHDNRKLLALLYGMQALGVAIAVAFPSVAGFALSSLLAGLPFTALVAFAMREARRLWGPQAPRLMGLMTASYGLGQIAGPPLATALVARSGGFAGSLACAAAALALGALVFAWMRRAWPLPAAGSRPGAA from the coding sequence ATGCCGACCCCTCATAGCCTGGAGCCCGAACACCCTGCCGCGCGCGTGGCGGCCGTGACACGGCCGCGCCATGCAGCCGGCCCGTTCGCGGTGGCGCTGGCCGGCCTGGTGTCGCTGGCGGTGGTGATGGGCATCGGCCGCTTCGCCTTCACGCCGCTGTTGCCGATGATGCTGCATGACGGCACCGTCACGCTGGACCAGGGCGGCTGGCTGGCCACGGTGAACTACATCGGCTATTTCGCCGGCGCCGCGGTCTGCATGTTTATCCAGCCCGACGCCGTGCGCATGGTGCGCTGGGGCCTGGTGGCCACCGTGCTGCTGACGCTGGGCATGGCCTTGCCGGGCGGCATGCCGGCGTGGTCGCTGTGGCGCGCTGCCGCGGGCGTGGCCAGCGCCGTCGTGATGGTCTACACCGCCGGCTGGTGCCTGCAGCGGCTGGCCGAGCTGGGCCGGCCCGAGCTGGCCGGGCTGATTTTCTGCGGCCCGGGCCTGGGCATCGTGGTCACCGGACTCGGCGTATCCGGCATGGTCGGGGCGGGCTGGCACGCGGACCACGGCTGGCTGGCCTTCACCGCGCTGGCGGTGGTGCTGGTGGCGGCGGTCTGGCGCGTATTCGCCACGCCATCCGCCGCGCCATCCGCGGCGCCATCCGCCGTGGCGGCAGTGGCGCCGTCGCCGGGCGACTCGGATACCGCGACCGGCCGCGCACGGCTCGACGCCCAGACCTGGGTGCTGACCCTGGCGTACGGCCTGGCCGGCTTTGGCTACATCATCACCGCGACCTTCCTGCCCGTGATCGCGCGCAAAGCGCTGCCCGGCACGGTGTGGGCCGACCTGTTCTGGCCGATCTTCGGCGCGGGCGTGGCGGTGGGCGCGTTCCTGGCGACGCGGGTCGGCATGGCGCACGACAACCGCAAGCTGCTGGCGCTGCTGTACGGCATGCAGGCGCTGGGCGTGGCGATCGCGGTGGCGTTCCCGAGCGTGGCCGGCTTTGCCCTCAGCAGCCTGCTGGCGGGCCTGCCGTTCACCGCGCTGGTGGCGTTTGCGATGCGCGAGGCGCGGCGCCTCTGGGGGCCGCAGGCACCGCGGCTGATGGGCCTGATGACCGCGTCCTACGGCCTCGGCCAGATCGCCGGCCCGCCGCTGGCGACCGCGCTGGTGGCGCGCAGCGGCGGCTTTGCCGGTTCGCTGGCGTGCGCCGCCGCGGCGCTGGCGCTGGGCGCGCTGGTATTCGCCTGGATGCGCCGCGCATGGCCGCTGCCGGCCGCCGGGAGCCGGCCAGGGGCCGCCTGA
- a CDS encoding class II aldolase/adducin family protein: protein MSFALQPARAAGASHPVSAEEQRVRVDLAAAYRLAAREGWDDLIYTHISATVPGEPDHFLINPFGFAFDEIRASDLVKINGRGEVVGETVHPVNVTGFALHAAVHAARADAMCVMHLHNTAGIAVSAQAAGLLPLSQHAMRFHGRMAYHDYEGLAFTPAEGARLTASLGAHPAMLLRNHGTLTVGRTVAEAYVLMATLIKACEIQIAAQAGGALVQPDAAVADKTSAQLHDDGAIEGVLEWPALLRKLDRIDPSYRD, encoded by the coding sequence ATGTCTTTTGCCTTGCAGCCCGCGCGCGCCGCGGGCGCTTCCCATCCCGTCTCCGCCGAAGAGCAGCGCGTGCGCGTCGACCTGGCCGCGGCCTATCGCCTGGCTGCGCGCGAGGGCTGGGATGACTTGATCTACACCCATATCTCGGCCACGGTGCCGGGCGAGCCCGACCACTTCCTGATCAATCCCTTCGGCTTTGCCTTCGACGAGATCCGCGCCAGCGACCTGGTCAAGATCAACGGCCGCGGCGAGGTCGTCGGCGAGACGGTGCATCCGGTCAACGTGACTGGCTTCGCGCTGCACGCCGCAGTGCATGCCGCGCGCGCCGATGCGATGTGCGTGATGCACCTGCATAACACCGCCGGCATTGCCGTGTCGGCGCAGGCGGCGGGGCTGCTGCCGCTGTCGCAGCACGCCATGCGCTTCCATGGGCGCATGGCCTATCACGACTACGAGGGCCTGGCCTTTACCCCGGCCGAGGGTGCGCGGCTGACCGCATCGCTGGGCGCGCATCCGGCCATGCTGTTGCGCAACCACGGCACGCTGACGGTGGGCCGCACCGTGGCCGAAGCCTATGTGCTGATGGCGACGCTGATCAAGGCCTGCGAAATCCAGATCGCGGCGCAGGCGGGCGGTGCCCTGGTGCAGCCCGACGCCGCGGTGGCGGACAAGACCTCCGCGCAGCTCCATGACGATGGCGCGATCGAAGGCGTGCTGGAATGGCCCGCGCTGCTGCGCAAACTGGATAGAATCGATCCTTCCTACCGGGACTGA
- a CDS encoding threonine aldolase family protein produces MQHFASDNYAGFCPESLKYFLEANGSGHEQAYGDDSWTQKVCDRIRDLFQTDCEVFFVFNGTAANSLALSALCQSYHSVICHELAHIETDECGGPEFFSNGSKLLTAPGENGKLTPDAVEALVTRRADIHYPKPKVVSLTQSTEVGTVYSVEEVRAIAAIAKRRQLRVHMDGARFANAVASLGVHPSEITWRAGVDVLCFGGTKNGLPVGEAVVFFDRRLAEDFAYRVKQAGQLASKMRFISAPWLGLLENDVWLANARHANAMAQRLQQRIRDIPGVRIMFPTQSNAVFAELPLPAIEALRAKGWRFYTFIGAGGCRFMCSWDLQPQTVEALAADMRAACGA; encoded by the coding sequence ATGCAGCACTTCGCCTCAGACAATTACGCCGGCTTCTGCCCGGAATCGCTCAAGTATTTCCTGGAAGCCAACGGCAGCGGCCATGAGCAGGCCTACGGCGACGACAGCTGGACGCAGAAGGTCTGCGACCGGATCCGCGACCTGTTCCAGACCGATTGCGAAGTGTTCTTCGTGTTCAACGGCACGGCGGCCAACTCGCTGGCGCTGTCGGCGCTGTGCCAGTCGTACCACTCGGTGATCTGCCACGAACTGGCGCATATCGAGACCGACGAATGCGGCGGGCCGGAATTCTTCTCCAACGGTTCCAAGCTGCTGACCGCGCCGGGCGAGAACGGCAAGCTCACGCCCGATGCTGTCGAGGCGCTGGTCACCCGCCGCGCCGACATCCATTACCCCAAGCCCAAGGTGGTGTCGCTGACGCAGTCGACCGAAGTCGGCACCGTCTACAGCGTCGAAGAGGTGCGCGCGATCGCGGCCATCGCCAAGCGCCGGCAGTTGCGCGTGCACATGGACGGCGCGCGCTTTGCCAATGCGGTGGCGTCGCTGGGCGTGCATCCTTCCGAAATCACCTGGCGCGCGGGCGTCGACGTGCTGTGCTTCGGCGGCACCAAGAACGGGCTGCCGGTGGGCGAGGCGGTGGTGTTTTTCGACCGCCGCCTGGCCGAGGACTTTGCCTACCGCGTCAAGCAGGCCGGACAGCTGGCGTCGAAGATGCGCTTTATTTCCGCGCCGTGGCTGGGTTTGCTCGAGAACGACGTGTGGCTTGCCAACGCGCGCCATGCCAATGCGATGGCGCAACGGCTGCAGCAGCGCATCCGCGACATCCCGGGCGTGCGCATCATGTTCCCGACCCAGTCCAATGCGGTCTTCGCCGAGCTGCCGCTGCCGGCGATCGAGGCGCTGCGTGCAAAGGGCTGGCGCTTCTATACCTTTATCGGCGCGGGCGGCTGCCGTTTCATGTGTTCGTGGGACCTGCAGCCGCAAACCGTGGAGGCGCTGGCCGCCGACATGCGCGCCGCCTGCGGCGCATAG